From Leptospira fletcheri, a single genomic window includes:
- a CDS encoding flagellar hook-basal body protein yields the protein MLRGLYTGSNGMTIQQTRMDVISNNLANVDKTAYKRDTTVFKTFPELLLHRYNEDGVGKVPMGSFDTAPVIGKLGLGGEINEVYTRFEQGAVKKTDNPFDLMLQDRPGNEHPAFFSVLTNRGERLSRSGAFVLDTNGYLVTPQGFPLMGENGPIKVARGNFIIRENGEVWINGEIGNDPVNSTSIDKNRFETPVLLDKIKIRTVENPRHLDKEGDSFYSDTPESGEPMPFEEKDEPNVLQGYLEASNVSVVTEMVEMIEVNRSYEANQKTVQTQDQMLGRLLNDILR from the coding sequence ATGCTACGAGGATTATATACCGGGTCCAACGGGATGACCATCCAGCAGACACGGATGGATGTGATCTCCAACAATTTGGCCAACGTGGATAAGACCGCATATAAGAGAGATACCACGGTATTCAAAACATTTCCCGAATTATTGCTGCATAGATACAACGAAGACGGAGTGGGTAAGGTTCCGATGGGATCCTTCGACACCGCGCCAGTAATCGGCAAACTAGGATTAGGCGGGGAAATCAACGAAGTTTATACGAGGTTCGAACAGGGAGCCGTAAAGAAGACGGACAATCCTTTCGATCTGATGCTCCAGGATCGTCCCGGGAACGAGCACCCCGCATTTTTCAGCGTGCTTACGAACCGGGGGGAAAGACTTTCCCGTTCCGGAGCATTCGTTCTGGATACGAACGGGTATCTGGTCACCCCTCAGGGATTTCCGTTGATGGGAGAAAACGGTCCTATCAAAGTCGCTAGAGGAAATTTCATCATCCGGGAAAACGGGGAAGTGTGGATCAACGGAGAAATCGGAAACGATCCGGTCAATTCCACTTCCATAGACAAGAACAGATTCGAAACTCCGGTTCTGTTGGATAAGATCAAAATACGGACCGTGGAAAATCCGAGGCATTTGGATAAGGAAGGGGATTCCTTTTATTCCGATACGCCCGAGTCCGGAGAGCCGATGCCCTTCGAAGAGAAAGACGAACCGAACGTTCTCCAAGGGTATCTAGAGGCGTCTAACGTGAGTGTAGTCACCGAAATGGTGGAAATGATCGAAGTGAATCGTTCCTATGAAGCGAACCAAAAAACCGTCCAAACGCAGGATCAGATGTTAGGTCGTTTGTTGAACGATATTCTGAGGTAG